A genomic segment from Methanobacterium bryantii encodes:
- a CDS encoding HypC/HybG/HupF family hydrogenase formation chaperone has translation MCIAAPAQIVEINDNVAVVDFGGVRQNAKLDLVEDVEVGRYVLVHSGYAIEVLSDQEAKDSLEAWEELLKVLDEEDNQ, from the coding sequence ATGTGTATCGCAGCACCAGCACAAATAGTAGAAATTAACGATAATGTAGCAGTTGTTGACTTTGGAGGCGTGAGACAAAACGCTAAACTTGATTTAGTTGAAGATGTTGAAGTAGGTAGATATGTACTAGTTCACTCTGGATATGCTATAGAAGTTCTAAGTGATCAGGAAGCTAAAGATTCCTTAGAAGCATGGGAAGAACTGCTAAAAGTATTAGATGAAGAAGACAACCAGTAA
- a CDS encoding FAD-dependent oxidoreductase, translated as MDVVVIGGGPAGRTAAIEASSIGENVTLIERDKIGGTCLNEGCVMVTGLNDVAKFINDAKNFKNLGLIDCDYQLHFDKLISGIKETVAKIRHILETETLDAGVEIKRGNASLDDSKVILEGEELEYDKLIIATGVKPFVPQTEGFENALTYKDILSLTELPEELNIIGSGVIAAEFANVFSGFGTKVNVLCRNKFLKMLDDDIKKYVTKNLIPDVTIHENLNVSSIHKDGISTDNGEMNGLTFFATGMVPNSEIVSNIVDLGEKKNILVNKRMQTSCEDIYAAGDVTGGIGTTPVARAEGVTAARNACGIFKEMDYRFIPGAISLQQDVAFINAENKKDGINGHMKGSAGPGSFWRVHDGKTGLTKMNVSEDGDINEIFSISPSSRTSMAYMSKLLREGQKVDDFDDFMEVHPSTDAIYKLLRFFARFE; from the coding sequence ATGGATGTTGTAGTTATTGGGGGCGGACCTGCAGGCAGAACTGCTGCAATTGAAGCATCAAGCATTGGAGAAAATGTAACTCTTATTGAAAGAGATAAAATTGGAGGTACATGTCTTAATGAAGGGTGTGTTATGGTTACTGGGTTAAATGACGTTGCAAAATTCATAAATGACGCAAAGAATTTCAAAAATCTGGGTTTGATTGACTGCGATTACCAGCTGCATTTTGATAAACTTATAAGTGGCATTAAAGAGACCGTGGCTAAAATAAGACATATACTTGAAACAGAAACCCTTGATGCGGGTGTGGAAATTAAAAGGGGTAACGCAAGTCTTGATGACAGTAAAGTTATTTTAGAGGGTGAAGAGCTTGAATATGATAAATTGATAATAGCAACAGGTGTAAAGCCGTTTGTTCCCCAAACTGAAGGATTTGAAAATGCCCTAACTTATAAAGATATATTGAGTTTAACAGAACTCCCGGAAGAACTGAATATTATCGGAAGCGGTGTCATCGCCGCGGAGTTTGCAAATGTATTTTCTGGATTCGGCACTAAAGTAAACGTTTTATGCAGAAATAAGTTTTTGAAAATGTTGGATGATGATATTAAAAAATATGTCACTAAAAATTTAATTCCTGATGTCACCATACATGAAAATTTAAATGTAAGCAGTATTCATAAAGACGGTATTTCTACTGATAATGGAGAAATGAATGGGCTCACATTTTTTGCAACAGGTATGGTTCCAAATTCTGAAATTGTATCTAATATTGTAGATCTAGGAGAAAAGAAAAATATACTTGTAAATAAAAGAATGCAGACAAGCTGTGAAGATATATATGCAGCTGGAGACGTAACTGGGGGAATAGGCACAACACCAGTTGCAAGGGCAGAAGGGGTCACAGCAGCAAGAAACGCATGTGGAATATTTAAGGAGATGGATTACAGGTTTATACCCGGTGCAATTTCCCTGCAGCAGGACGTGGCATTTATAAATGCTGAAAATAAAAAGGACGGTATTAATGGACATATGAAAGGCTCTGCAGGTCCTGGATCTTTTTGGAGAGTACATGACGGTAAAACTGGCCTTACAAAGATGAATGTCAGCGAAGACGGAGATATAAATGAAATATTTTCAATTTCACCTTCATCACGTACAAGCATGGCCTACATGTCCAAGCTCTTGAGGGAAGGGCAGAAAGTAGATGATTTTGATGATTTTATGGAAGTGCACCCTTCTACAGATGCGATATATAAGCTGCTTAGATTTTTTGCGAGGTTTGAGTAA
- a CDS encoding SHOCT domain-containing protein has translation MKKEEEISLPCNHNSNYWNAILKDEGLCISLRSNNPLSDTVKSELIKYQDILNVRYGKGLLSKWPKLNIETAATSKKIEINVAGLEILQEFVDKLNFRIFQVKNKENTPEKSLADKLKEAKELLDIGALSQDEFDEIKQKYLKEF, from the coding sequence ATGAAAAAAGAAGAAGAAATAAGCTTACCTTGTAACCATAATTCCAACTATTGGAACGCTATATTAAAAGATGAAGGGCTTTGCATCAGCTTAAGAAGTAACAATCCTCTTTCAGATACTGTAAAGAGTGAGCTAATTAAATATCAGGATATATTAAACGTTCGTTATGGTAAAGGGCTTTTATCCAAATGGCCTAAACTAAACATTGAAACTGCCGCAACTTCTAAAAAAATTGAAATAAATGTTGCTGGCCTGGAAATTTTACAGGAGTTTGTAGACAAGTTGAATTTTCGTATTTTTCAAGTTAAAAACAAAGAAAATACGCCCGAAAAAAGTTTAGCAGACAAATTAAAAGAAGCTAAAGAACTCTTGGATATAGGAGCTCTCAGTCAAGATGAGTTTGATGAAATTAAACAGAAATACTTAAAAGAATTTTAA
- a CDS encoding beta strand repeat-containing protein, with product MITRKTKFLIPLLLLSLTLLFCLNAVSAASGDAIYVNSSSGNDSWDGQSAAYNSTTGSGPKLSIKNATGTVNKGGIIHISNGQYAGKNNTNVTIDKNMTIIGESLAGTIINGTDTSWIFHINSGITVTIHNLTLANGNSTTGGAIENYGNLTATNCIFTGNTAGWDGTNTNYGGAINNQGTLTVNNCIFNNNSARVGGAIYNSPDSTLNVNNSIFTDNTGKLGGAIYNHGSSTVKDSTFTKNTAQRGGAIFNLNYDLLLNVDNCIFTDNDAASNFGGAIYNNAGNVTVKDSTFTDNSALNKGGSVYNEGLFNVISCKFTGNTADYGGAIYNWDTLNIKGSTFTGNCASTSGGAIYNIKGILNATNSTFMQNNATQGGAIYNNGTSTFTGCIFNNNTVSAIGDAIGGAINNIGTLAVINCTFNNNSASGNYNAMGGAICNLCQVSNSGSSSVNCTVTNCTFKGNIAQIGGAICNLCQVINSSSGSVNCTVTNCTFTSNTATDYDGGAICNRCSARGGSGFTNCTVTGCIFTNNTAVVGGALSNSASTLNANFNRFYNNTAATSGNALYCNNGSTDANYNWWSSNKDPKTIPNLIVENDGSVDVGIWVILTVKANPTTINNTQKSTITADLNHINGGGDLVGGHIPDGPVTLNVPWGSYTSPRITHSITLNTTNGVVNAVFYAKEGAMNASYNPVKITALADGYTTNDTESAYITINKTSDLYLKTKSNNNNPTVGEKFLLTYKLGNYGPDAAKNVTITFQIPEGLDFVNIKVDSGNFIYNETTRTVTWTLDSVPVGDPYLYLTVQAAGDGTYKITPIITSATYNLNSGDLGIITINVQPNSNNSGNGNSKNTVNAASKTTIGLQDTGLPLNYLILALLMVLSGLIPKRK from the coding sequence ATGATTACACGTAAAACTAAATTTTTGATTCCATTATTACTTCTAAGCTTAACATTACTATTCTGTTTGAATGCTGTTTCTGCAGCGTCTGGAGATGCGATTTATGTGAATAGTTCTTCTGGAAATGATTCATGGGACGGTCAATCAGCAGCATATAACAGTACTACTGGAAGCGGGCCTAAACTCAGCATTAAAAACGCAACAGGAACCGTAAATAAAGGCGGGATAATACACATATCCAACGGGCAATATGCAGGCAAAAACAACACCAATGTCACCATTGATAAAAATATGACTATTATTGGTGAAAGCCTGGCAGGAACCATAATAAACGGAACAGATACCAGCTGGATATTTCACATTAACAGTGGTATTACTGTAACCATCCATAATTTAACGCTTGCCAATGGAAACAGCACCACCGGTGGAGCCATTGAAAATTATGGTAATTTAACAGCGACTAACTGTATATTCACAGGCAATACTGCAGGTTGGGATGGTACCAATACAAATTACGGCGGAGCTATTAATAATCAGGGTACTTTAACTGTTAATAATTGTATATTTAATAACAACAGTGCACGTGTTGGTGGAGCTATTTACAACTCTCCAGATTCTACCTTAAATGTAAATAACAGCATATTCACTGATAATACTGGAAAATTAGGTGGTGCTATCTACAATCATGGTAGTTCAACTGTAAAGGACAGTACTTTCACAAAAAATACCGCACAAAGGGGTGGTGCGATATTCAATTTAAATTACGATCTTTTGCTGAATGTTGATAACTGTATATTCACTGACAATGACGCGGCATCTAATTTTGGAGGAGCAATTTACAATAATGCAGGTAATGTGACTGTAAAAGACAGTACTTTCACAGATAACAGCGCACTTAACAAAGGCGGATCAGTCTACAATGAGGGATTATTTAATGTGATTAGCTGTAAATTTACAGGTAATACTGCAGATTATGGCGGTGCTATCTATAACTGGGATACTTTGAATATTAAAGGCAGCACTTTCACAGGTAACTGTGCAAGTACAAGTGGAGGTGCTATTTATAATATTAAAGGAATATTAAACGCAACTAACTCCACATTCATGCAGAATAACGCAACACAAGGCGGCGCAATCTACAACAATGGTACTTCAACTTTTACCGGCTGCATTTTCAACAATAACACTGTATCTGCAATTGGAGATGCTATTGGTGGAGCTATCAATAATATCGGTACTTTAGCTGTTATTAACTGTACTTTCAATAATAACTCTGCATCTGGAAATTATAATGCTATGGGCGGAGCTATCTGCAATTTATGTCAAGTTAGTAATTCCGGTTCCAGTTCTGTTAACTGTACTGTAACCAACTGTACCTTCAAGGGTAACATTGCACAAATTGGCGGAGCTATCTGCAATTTATGTCAAGTTATTAATTCTAGTTCTGGTTCTGTTAACTGTACTGTAACCAACTGTACCTTCACCAGTAACACTGCAACTGATTATGACGGCGGTGCTATCTGCAATCGTTGTTCTGCTCGAGGCGGTTCTGGTTTCACCAATTGTACTGTAACTGGTTGTATATTCACTAACAACACTGCAGTTGTTGGCGGTGCTCTCTCCAACAGTGCCAGTACTTTGAATGCTAATTTCAACAGATTCTACAATAACACTGCAGCAACAAGCGGTAATGCTCTCTACTGTAACAACGGTTCAACGGATGCTAATTACAACTGGTGGAGTTCCAATAAAGACCCAAAAACTATTCCAAACCTTATTGTAGAGAATGATGGTTCAGTGGATGTTGGTATCTGGGTTATATTAACAGTTAAAGCAAATCCAACAACAATCAACAACACACAAAAATCAACCATTACAGCAGATTTAAACCACATCAACGGCGGCGGTGATCTAGTTGGAGGTCATATCCCTGATGGACCCGTAACTTTGAATGTTCCTTGGGGTAGTTATACAAGCCCTAGAATAACTCATTCAATCACATTGAACACTACAAATGGTGTTGTTAATGCGGTATTTTATGCTAAGGAAGGAGCTATGAATGCATCTTATAACCCTGTGAAGATTACAGCTTTGGCTGATGGTTACACTACAAACGACACCGAATCTGCTTATATCACAATTAACAAAACATCCGACTTATACCTCAAAACAAAAAGCAACAATAACAACCCCACAGTGGGTGAAAAATTCCTGCTCACATACAAACTAGGAAACTATGGACCAGACGCAGCAAAAAACGTTACAATAACATTCCAAATACCTGAAGGATTAGACTTTGTAAATATTAAGGTAGACTCTGGAAACTTCATATACAACGAAACGACAAGAACAGTAACTTGGACATTAGACTCAGTACCTGTGGGAGACCCATACCTGTACTTAACTGTTCAAGCTGCAGGTGATGGAACTTACAAAATAACACCAATCATTACATCAGCTACTTACAACCTGAATTCAGGAGATTTAGGAATTATAACAATCAATGTACAACCAAACAGTAACAATTCAGGTAATGGAAACAGTAAAAATACTGTAAATGCGGCCAGCAAAACAACCATTGGATTACAAGATACAGGGTTACCATTAAACTACTTAATACTCGCATTATTAATGGTTCTAAGTGGTTTAATACCAAAAAGAAAGTAA
- a CDS encoding stage II sporulation protein M, producing the protein MLNRIKNIYKFYVERYKKRFLYCFAIYYGLVIIGMVIGLLYPPISTGTGGNISSQFSTVFPGLLQAIGAGDVIKVILTIFVFNSILGSFLAITLLNLIGIGTLVFIYRPIMWGLIYAPTSSGAAMLLIAVIPTLILEGVAYIIAFAASLDFVLAIAKPKALGEESRFKAWKKAWAYNLKSYVLVLIMLFVAAVVESVTIISLARV; encoded by the coding sequence ATGTTAAATAGGATAAAAAATATCTATAAATTTTATGTGGAGCGCTACAAAAAACGTTTTTTATATTGTTTTGCGATTTATTACGGGTTGGTCATTATTGGAATGGTAATAGGATTGTTATACCCTCCAATAAGTACTGGAACAGGAGGAAACATAAGCAGCCAGTTTTCCACAGTATTCCCCGGATTACTGCAGGCTATTGGTGCAGGTGATGTAATTAAGGTAATTTTAACCATTTTTGTATTTAACAGTATTTTAGGGAGTTTTCTCGCTATTACATTGTTAAACCTGATTGGTATAGGAACACTGGTATTCATTTACAGGCCCATCATGTGGGGATTGATTTATGCCCCTACAAGTTCCGGTGCAGCAATGCTTTTAATAGCGGTCATTCCAACTTTAATACTTGAAGGTGTGGCTTATATCATTGCATTTGCAGCCAGCCTTGACTTTGTCTTGGCAATTGCAAAACCAAAAGCCCTTGGGGAAGAGAGCAGGTTTAAAGCATGGAAAAAAGCATGGGCATACAACTTAAAATCATATGTACTTGTTTTAATCATGCTGTTTGTGGCTGCGGTTGTTGAAAGCGTTACCATAATATCTTTAGCCAGGGTTTAA
- a CDS encoding DUF5518 domain-containing protein, producing the protein MLNWKSLGFGIALAIVMFFMFMFNASSLAILSFIIAPLVGTYILGGELKMAAIYGAAISFFGSIISILLYTALISYFSKTAIPLGLNVVTLIAVCVIYAVIGAVFGIAGAAIKNKLMEKK; encoded by the coding sequence ATGCTTAACTGGAAATCTTTAGGTTTTGGTATTGCTCTTGCAATTGTGATGTTTTTCATGTTTATGTTTAACGCGTCTTCGCTGGCGATTTTAAGCTTTATTATTGCACCATTAGTTGGAACATATATTCTCGGTGGTGAACTGAAGATGGCGGCTATTTATGGGGCTGCAATAAGCTTTTTTGGAAGTATAATTTCCATATTGTTGTATACTGCACTTATTAGTTATTTTTCAAAGACAGCTATACCTTTAGGACTTAACGTAGTTACTTTAATAGCAGTATGTGTCATTTATGCAGTTATTGGAGCCGTTTTTGGTATTGCCGGTGCTGCAATTAAAAATAAATTAATGGAAAAAAAATAA
- a CDS encoding glycosyltransferase, protein MKVLFMVTGRGIGGDAAIALNIAKALSEHGVHCEFALNHDAPGLLFEKNDIKWHETSIPQAGGHAATKLTLVKGGFKIIKAVFEAISLYRKIKPDVVVGSIGGGAVVGCLAAKIAGIPSVGVVSTPTDSKVSKFTTVVVLPESPLFKSSVNNKNVHKVYMPINPEVVSGSREKALELMPEGYDPTLPTILLSSGSTLFEKMALAAPKLRDSGVKANIVVIGHPLDEKYREYLESDGILYLGYIDWVRDLYKLADFVIITDDGVMLHEAIACNLPIITLLRVKYGRYHNMGDVFSGAMVESDLDNLDEVVNDFLENINQNKDRASKYGKDVLESADKIAGIIYEKRK, encoded by the coding sequence ATGAAAGTATTATTTATGGTTACAGGGCGCGGGATCGGAGGAGACGCCGCAATTGCCCTTAATATAGCTAAAGCACTGTCTGAACATGGCGTCCACTGTGAATTTGCCCTGAATCACGACGCTCCAGGGTTATTATTTGAAAAAAACGACATAAAATGGCATGAAACGAGTATTCCACAGGCAGGAGGGCATGCCGCTACTAAACTTACCCTTGTAAAAGGCGGTTTTAAAATTATCAAGGCTGTTTTTGAAGCTATAAGCCTGTACAGAAAAATAAAACCTGATGTGGTTGTAGGATCAATAGGTGGAGGAGCAGTAGTCGGGTGCCTGGCAGCTAAAATTGCAGGTATTCCATCAGTGGGAGTTGTATCCACCCCTACTGATTCAAAAGTATCCAAATTTACCACCGTTGTTGTACTACCAGAATCTCCATTATTTAAATCATCAGTGAATAATAAAAATGTGCACAAAGTTTACATGCCTATAAATCCTGAAGTTGTAAGCGGAAGCAGAGAAAAAGCACTGGAATTAATGCCAGAAGGTTACGACCCTACACTTCCCACAATACTCTTATCATCAGGATCTACTCTTTTTGAAAAAATGGCCCTTGCCGCACCTAAACTTAGAGACAGTGGAGTTAAAGCAAATATAGTGGTTATAGGGCATCCGCTGGATGAAAAATATCGAGAATACCTTGAAAGCGATGGAATACTCTATTTAGGTTATATCGACTGGGTGCGTGATCTCTACAAACTGGCAGACTTCGTAATCATCACAGACGATGGGGTGATGCTTCATGAAGCCATTGCCTGCAATTTGCCAATCATAACACTGCTTCGAGTTAAATACGGGCGTTATCACAATATGGGTGATGTATTCAGCGGTGCAATGGTTGAAAGCGATCTTGATAACCTGGATGAAGTTGTAAATGATTTCCTGGAAAACATCAACCAAAATAAAGACAGAGCTTCAAAATATGGAAAAGACGTTTTAGAGTCTGCAGATAAAATTGCAGGAATAATTTATGAGAAAAGAAAATAA
- a CDS encoding heavy metal-binding domain-containing protein: MLISLKNSIITKRWGILAVIIGTTLGFISAVICVYANLVIFGFNIMFIISPLIAGFSEAYIAQRKYGRSTGAISALLIFVIINIYGWFFPKNPITLNLFTLGGIALTIQAAVPIFVNYLLFVVFLGTITYVIGLIGNLISKLLGKEIEEMETPKNIDLPQLDLLFATTTNLNGKNIVKQLGLITGEAILKEEKDENSSRLKKIASKNGSNIEYKIGLVRNEALQNLESEAKKIGANGILGVNIDYRSVGGIKGSTVIVTATGSAVLYE, encoded by the coding sequence TTGTTAATTTCACTAAAAAACAGCATCATAACCAAAAGATGGGGAATTCTTGCAGTAATTATAGGGACCACCCTCGGATTTATATCTGCCGTTATTTGTGTATACGCAAATTTAGTTATTTTCGGATTTAACATCATGTTTATAATATCACCTTTAATTGCAGGGTTTAGCGAAGCATATATAGCCCAAAGAAAGTACGGCAGGAGCACTGGAGCTATCAGCGCCCTTTTAATATTTGTCATCATCAATATATACGGCTGGTTCTTCCCTAAAAATCCAATAACCCTTAATTTATTCACATTAGGAGGTATTGCACTCACCATACAGGCTGCTGTTCCAATATTTGTTAATTACCTTTTGTTTGTTGTTTTCCTCGGGACTATAACTTACGTTATAGGACTAATAGGAAATTTAATCTCAAAACTACTTGGAAAAGAAATAGAAGAAATGGAAACTCCTAAAAATATAGATTTACCCCAGCTAGACCTTTTATTTGCAACTACAACCAATCTTAATGGAAAAAATATAGTTAAACAATTGGGCTTAATTACAGGAGAAGCTATCTTAAAAGAAGAAAAAGATGAGAATTCATCGCGTTTAAAAAAAATTGCCTCAAAAAATGGTTCAAATATAGAATATAAAATAGGACTGGTAAGAAATGAGGCGCTTCAAAACCTGGAAAGTGAAGCAAAAAAAATAGGTGCAAATGGTATTTTAGGCGTTAATATCGATTATAGAAGCGTTGGCGGGATCAAAGGAAGTACAGTAATAGTAACAGCTACCGGCAGTGCTGTACTGTACGAATAA
- a CDS encoding YbjQ family protein translates to MLILNTPNIEGKKISEYFGLVTGEALLGANVYKDLFSGVRDVVGGRTSAYEEELKKARELALSSMQEKAEKLGANAILGVQIAYHNLGGTMGNTILVTMYGTAVHYE, encoded by the coding sequence ATGCTGATTTTAAACACACCCAATATTGAGGGAAAGAAAATAAGTGAGTACTTTGGTCTAGTAACTGGAGAAGCACTCTTAGGTGCAAACGTGTATAAAGACCTTTTTTCAGGGGTTAGAGATGTTGTCGGTGGGAGAACCTCAGCTTACGAAGAGGAATTAAAAAAAGCAAGGGAATTAGCACTGTCCAGTATGCAGGAAAAAGCAGAAAAACTTGGTGCAAATGCCATACTGGGTGTTCAAATAGCTTACCATAACCTCGGAGGGACTATGGGAAACACTATCCTTGTCACCATGTACGGTACCGCAGTGCACTATGAATAA
- a CDS encoding PRC-barrel domain-containing protein: MHAKDLSGKDIVDSNGDTVGVVDDLEIDVTNKMVTGIIAKEGTISGKLGMGEERVISMDMVDAIGDKVILRRMERRM, from the coding sequence ATGCATGCAAAAGATTTATCTGGAAAAGATATTGTTGATTCAAATGGAGATACCGTCGGCGTAGTTGATGATTTAGAAATAGATGTGACAAACAAAATGGTGACAGGCATCATAGCAAAAGAAGGCACTATCTCAGGAAAACTAGGTATGGGTGAAGAAAGAGTTATTTCTATGGATATGGTTGATGCAATCGGTGATAAAGTAATTTTAAGGCGTATGGAAAGACGAATGTAA